In one window of Maribacter sp. BPC-D8 DNA:
- a CDS encoding RNA polymerase sigma factor, which translates to MKADQQLNVCEEQVYKRVFNETSKSIFNYIYYKFGNEEKANDAVQEAFVKLWENCAKVAPEKAKSYLYTVANNLYLNVIKAEKVRLKYADATLKTTNESPEFIMEENQFKEKLDNALNSLPENQRTTFLLNRIDGKKYAEIAEMEGVSVKAIEKRMHLALKSLREQIDGI; encoded by the coding sequence TTGAAAGCGGACCAACAATTAAATGTGTGCGAAGAACAGGTTTACAAAAGGGTTTTTAACGAAACTTCTAAATCCATCTTCAATTATATTTATTACAAATTTGGTAATGAAGAGAAAGCAAACGATGCCGTACAAGAGGCATTTGTAAAGCTATGGGAGAATTGCGCTAAGGTTGCACCCGAAAAAGCAAAATCATATTTATATACCGTTGCCAATAATCTGTACCTTAATGTTATTAAGGCAGAAAAGGTTCGGTTAAAATATGCCGATGCTACTTTAAAGACTACCAATGAATCTCCGGAGTTTATTATGGAGGAAAATCAGTTCAAAGAAAAATTGGATAACGCATTGAATAGTCTGCCAGAAAATCAACGCACTACTTTTTTATTAAATAGGATTGATGGAAAGAAATATGCGGAGATAGCAGAAATGGAAGGCGTAAGCGTCAAAGCAATCGAAAAAAGGATGCATTTGGCACTGAAAAGTTTGAGGGAGCAAATTGATGGAATATAG
- a CDS encoding FecR family protein produces the protein MQDNYLAKWLNDELNEAELVEFKKSEAYDTYQKIKASAAQLESPEFDMDKAWASIEETKSVEETKVFILSPFKKFLRVAAVVAVLLTASFFYLNTLNESYTTEYAENKLITLPDTSEVILNAESELAFSEKKWDANRNVDLKGEAYFKVAKGKKFTVETAEGLVTVLGTQFNVETREDYFEVTCFEGLVSVTINGEETKLPAGNSLLAINGKSTMSKATINGEPTWLSKESSFKSIPLHYVLDELQRQFNIEVSAKDIDTAQLFTGSFSNENLELALKSISVPLQIKFNLDGNKVLFYAEEAP, from the coding sequence ATGCAAGACAATTACTTAGCAAAATGGCTTAATGATGAATTGAACGAAGCCGAACTGGTGGAGTTCAAAAAGTCGGAAGCTTATGATACATATCAGAAAATTAAGGCGTCGGCGGCACAGCTAGAATCTCCTGAATTTGATATGGATAAAGCATGGGCATCTATTGAAGAAACGAAGTCCGTAGAAGAAACCAAGGTATTTATATTATCTCCATTCAAGAAATTTCTTCGTGTTGCCGCTGTAGTGGCTGTATTACTTACCGCGTCGTTCTTTTATTTAAATACCTTGAACGAATCTTATACAACGGAATACGCCGAGAACAAATTAATAACACTACCAGATACATCAGAAGTTATTTTGAATGCGGAATCTGAATTAGCTTTCAGTGAGAAAAAATGGGATGCTAATAGAAATGTAGATCTTAAAGGAGAAGCTTATTTTAAAGTAGCTAAAGGAAAAAAATTCACCGTAGAAACGGCTGAAGGATTGGTTACCGTTTTAGGAACTCAGTTTAATGTAGAAACAAGGGAAGACTATTTTGAAGTCACCTGTTTTGAAGGTTTGGTAAGTGTCACTATCAACGGTGAAGAAACCAAGTTACCTGCAGGGAATTCACTATTGGCAATTAACGGCAAAAGCACCATGTCTAAAGCAACTATCAATGGTGAACCAACTTGGTTGTCTAAAGAAAGTTCTTTTAAAAGTATTCCGCTACACTATGTTTTAGATGAGTTACAACGACAATTTAATATTGAAGTCAGTGCTAAAGATATTGATACTGCTCAACTTTTTACAGGGTCATTTAGCAATGAAAACTTAGAACTTGCCTTAAAGAGCATTAGCGTTCCTTTACAAATTAAGTTTAACTTAGATGGGAATAAAGTGCTGTTCTATGCTGAAGAAGCACCTTAA